One region of Chryseobacterium wanjuense genomic DNA includes:
- the cqsA gene encoding alpha-hydroxyketone-type quorum-sensing autoinducer synthase: MENNLMYFLPEKHGKYPDFLLKRMDDFYANRLHKEWGGEHILRGAAPGEGSINLLSNDYLRLSVDSQVLASQSGSFDGAAHTPLMSASFIHGEAPQTVLERRLASFFGSESALLCQSGYVANLGLMQTLVEDMDVPVYIDMMAHMSIWNGIQMGNGKAVPFMHNDISHLEKRISQLGSGIIVVDSIYSTDGSIAPLRELAEIARTKNCTLIVDESHSFGTHGPNGKGLVEELGINDVVLFRTASLAKAFASRAGLILCPKEFGDYFNVTSKPQIFSSALMPFDINGLNAVLDLINSETGDERRVRLHRHSNQLKELLMETGIDVSESESQIIGLKAKSEYKMMLLKQTLDKEGIFGAPFCTPATAKKRPVLRFSLHSELQADELQHVAVSCKKAFLKHNI; encoded by the coding sequence ATGGAAAACAATTTAATGTATTTCTTGCCGGAAAAGCATGGGAAATATCCTGATTTTCTTTTAAAAAGAATGGATGATTTTTATGCCAACAGACTACATAAAGAATGGGGAGGCGAGCATATTCTCCGGGGAGCTGCGCCGGGCGAAGGCTCTATCAATCTCCTCAGCAATGATTATCTGCGATTATCCGTAGATTCCCAAGTCTTGGCTTCTCAATCCGGATCGTTTGACGGGGCAGCTCATACACCATTAATGTCGGCATCATTTATTCACGGAGAAGCACCTCAAACAGTTCTTGAAAGGAGATTGGCTTCTTTTTTCGGCTCAGAATCTGCCCTCCTTTGCCAGTCGGGTTATGTAGCCAATCTCGGATTAATGCAGACTTTGGTAGAAGATATGGATGTTCCTGTGTATATCGACATGATGGCGCACATGAGCATCTGGAACGGCATTCAAATGGGAAATGGGAAAGCTGTGCCTTTTATGCACAACGATATCAGTCATCTGGAAAAAAGAATCAGCCAGCTGGGTTCAGGAATTATTGTGGTGGATTCTATTTACAGTACAGATGGAAGCATAGCTCCGCTACGTGAACTTGCCGAGATTGCAAGAACTAAAAACTGTACCCTTATCGTGGACGAATCCCACTCATTCGGAACTCACGGGCCTAATGGAAAAGGTCTGGTTGAAGAACTCGGGATCAATGACGTCGTTTTATTCAGAACAGCGAGTCTTGCGAAGGCATTTGCTTCCCGTGCCGGATTAATTTTATGTCCGAAGGAATTCGGAGATTATTTTAATGTGACCTCCAAACCGCAGATATTCAGTTCTGCGTTAATGCCCTTTGATATTAACGGATTAAATGCAGTATTGGATCTGATTAATTCAGAAACAGGCGATGAAAGAAGAGTAAGGCTACATCGGCATTCAAATCAGTTGAAAGAACTTCTGATGGAAACAGGCATTGATGTGAGTGAAAGCGAATCACAAATAATAGGACTCAAAGCAAAATCAGAATATAAAATGATGCTTCTGAAGCAGACTTTAGATAAAGAAGGAATATTCGGGGCTCCTTTCTGTACCCCCGCTACCGCGAAGAAAAGACCTGTTTTAAGATTTTCCCTTCATTCAGAATTACAGGCTGATGAATTGCAGCATGTTGCGGTAAGCTGTAAAAAAGCATTTCTAAAACATAATATCTGA
- a CDS encoding NAD(P)H-dependent glycerol-3-phosphate dehydrogenase, translating to MAKKKTNTESAGPKKNKKDISVGVVGSGSFATAIVKMLVENCKVVHWCVRNEFVKGAIELRGHNPTYLTAVNFNLKNLKLTTDINELVSACDIIVLATPSIYLSDTLDKMNCDYKDKIFVSAIKGIIPKVNDVVAHYLRDEFKIGFRNQAVIAGPCHAEEVAMERLSYLTIATVEDETSEKLVEIFNSDFIKVHSSKDILGNEYSAILKNIFAIGAGIASGLGYGDNFTAVFVSNAIREMETFLEAIYEAPRDVNESAYLGDLLVTAYSLFSRNRSLGNLIGKGYTVKSAIQSMNMVAEGYYAADSIYKTSKEKGLKLPIIDTIYAILYEGKNAEKQFRKLTTKLN from the coding sequence ATGGCTAAAAAGAAAACAAATACAGAATCTGCGGGTCCGAAAAAAAATAAAAAGGATATTTCCGTAGGGGTTGTAGGGAGCGGGAGTTTTGCGACTGCTATTGTAAAAATGCTTGTTGAAAACTGTAAAGTTGTGCATTGGTGTGTAAGGAATGAGTTCGTGAAGGGAGCGATCGAGCTTCGCGGTCACAATCCGACTTACCTTACGGCAGTGAATTTTAATCTTAAAAATTTAAAGCTCACAACAGACATCAATGAGCTGGTTTCTGCCTGTGATATCATTGTGCTGGCAACGCCGTCCATTTATCTTTCCGATACCTTGGATAAAATGAATTGTGACTACAAAGACAAAATTTTTGTTTCCGCCATTAAAGGAATTATTCCTAAAGTGAATGATGTCGTAGCGCATTATTTAAGAGACGAATTTAAAATTGGATTTAGAAACCAGGCCGTGATTGCAGGACCTTGTCACGCAGAAGAAGTAGCGATGGAAAGACTTTCTTATCTTACCATTGCAACGGTGGAGGATGAGACTTCGGAAAAACTGGTAGAGATTTTTAATTCTGATTTTATTAAAGTACATTCCAGCAAGGATATTTTAGGAAATGAATACAGTGCAATTCTTAAAAATATTTTCGCTATCGGAGCAGGAATTGCAAGCGGCTTAGGCTATGGAGACAACTTTACGGCGGTCTTTGTTTCAAACGCCATCCGTGAAATGGAGACTTTCCTCGAGGCTATTTATGAAGCTCCAAGAGACGTGAACGAAAGTGCTTATCTGGGAGACTTACTGGTAACGGCTTACTCGTTATTTTCAAGAAACAGAAGCTTAGGAAACCTTATTGGAAAAGGATATACGGTAAAATCTGCGATCCAGTCGATGAACATGGTGGCAGAAGGGTATTACGCAGCAGATTCTATTTATAAAACTTCAAAGGAAAAAGGGCTAAAACTTCCGATCATCGATACAATCTACGCGATTTTGTATGAAGGAAAAAATGCCGAAAAACAGTTCAGAAAGCTTACTACGAAATTGAATTAA
- a CDS encoding glucose 1-dehydrogenase, whose translation MEISLQNQVAVVTGASSGIGSGIAKSLASAGAVVIVNHSSERSTDEANAVLKEITDAGGKGITYQCDVSKEDQVVKMFQEVVSEFGTVDILVNNAGIQKDAKFTEMTLDQWNAVIGVNLTGQFLCAREAIKEFLRRGIDTSRSVACGKIIHISSVHEIIPWAGHANYAASKGAIRMLMQTLAQEYGADKIRVNSICPGAIQTPINTNAWNTPQALNSLLTLIPYNRIGQPQDIGNLAVFLASDLSDYITGASIFVDGGMTTFESFSTGG comes from the coding sequence ATGGAAATATCACTTCAAAATCAGGTTGCTGTGGTCACAGGAGCCTCCAGCGGAATTGGTTCAGGCATAGCAAAATCACTGGCTTCGGCGGGAGCTGTTGTCATTGTGAATCACTCTTCGGAACGATCTACGGATGAAGCAAATGCTGTTCTAAAGGAAATTACTGATGCCGGAGGAAAAGGAATCACCTACCAATGCGATGTTTCCAAAGAAGATCAGGTCGTGAAGATGTTTCAGGAGGTAGTTTCCGAATTTGGGACGGTGGATATTCTGGTCAACAATGCCGGAATTCAGAAAGATGCAAAATTTACGGAAATGACTTTGGATCAGTGGAACGCTGTGATCGGAGTCAATCTTACCGGGCAATTTTTGTGCGCCAGAGAAGCGATCAAAGAATTCCTACGACGCGGAATCGATACTTCACGTTCGGTTGCCTGCGGAAAAATCATTCATATCAGTTCGGTTCATGAGATTATTCCCTGGGCGGGTCACGCCAATTATGCGGCGAGCAAAGGGGCGATCAGAATGCTGATGCAGACTTTGGCGCAGGAATACGGAGCAGATAAAATCCGGGTCAATTCTATTTGTCCGGGAGCGATTCAGACGCCGATCAATACCAATGCGTGGAATACTCCGCAAGCACTGAATTCTCTTCTTACCTTAATTCCCTACAACAGAATCGGGCAGCCGCAGGATATCGGAAATCTGGCGGTTTTCCTGGCGAGCGATCTGTCGGATTATATTACCGGAGCGAGTATTTTCGTAGACGGCGGAATGACGACTTTCGAGAGTTTTTCCACGGGAGGGTAG
- a CDS encoding GMC family oxidoreductase N-terminal domain-containing protein, with translation MDRKSFIKNSLLAVGGFYFLQSNLFHAAQPAIKQEKNIDAPIIIIGSGYGGAVSALRLCEAGKKVVMLEMGMNWGKSGIPYSNLLKPDKSAGWLKTKTIAPFFNIFSLKPFTGVLDRLDFEHINIWVGRGVGGGSLVNGGMAVTPKESYFKEVFPNLDSDKFYNIYFPRARQELKVNIISEEFLKECPFYKFTRVGEEEAHKAGFKTMRIPNVYDFSYMEKEYKNEVPRSAFNTEVIYGNNHGKNSLDKTYLQKALDTGNLEILDLHSVDEINVNQDKSYTLKVHQIDTLGKTIAEKTFNCKKLIVAAGTMGTLKLLLKSNAVNNLPIPENLGKNWGNNGNFMTGRNWVKPLSGGTGAKQSTIPVAGVDNWNDPEHPFFAEIAPLPMGMDVATALYLQINRVDKKGSVYYVDDNLKVNWDASNTQKMRENADYFIKKMNRANGGTRAHLLFDNGFGANICYHPLGGCVLGEATNEFGKLKNHDHLFVLDGSLIPGTIGVNPFVTIVALTEYCIENLIQNNEFA, from the coding sequence ATGGACAGAAAGAGTTTCATTAAAAACAGTCTTTTGGCAGTCGGCGGTTTTTATTTTTTACAATCCAATCTTTTTCATGCGGCTCAACCGGCTATTAAACAAGAAAAAAACATCGATGCTCCGATTATTATCATCGGTTCAGGATATGGCGGCGCTGTTTCTGCGCTTCGTCTTTGTGAAGCCGGGAAAAAAGTAGTGATGCTGGAAATGGGCATGAACTGGGGAAAATCAGGAATCCCTTATTCCAATTTGCTGAAACCGGACAAGAGTGCGGGCTGGCTGAAAACAAAAACGATTGCTCCATTTTTTAATATTTTTTCATTAAAGCCTTTTACGGGCGTTCTCGACAGGCTGGATTTTGAACATATCAATATCTGGGTCGGAAGAGGTGTCGGCGGCGGCTCGCTGGTAAACGGCGGAATGGCTGTCACCCCGAAAGAAAGTTATTTTAAGGAAGTTTTTCCCAATTTAGATTCAGATAAATTTTATAATATTTATTTTCCGAGAGCGAGGCAGGAGTTGAAAGTGAATATCATCAGCGAAGAATTTTTAAAAGAATGTCCGTTTTACAAATTCACGAGAGTGGGTGAAGAAGAAGCCCATAAAGCAGGCTTCAAGACGATGAGAATTCCGAATGTGTATGATTTCAGTTATATGGAAAAGGAATATAAAAATGAAGTTCCGCGTTCGGCTTTCAATACGGAAGTGATTTATGGAAATAATCATGGGAAAAACAGTTTAGATAAAACTTATTTACAAAAAGCGCTGGATACCGGAAATTTAGAAATCCTAGACCTGCATTCTGTGGATGAAATTAACGTTAACCAAGATAAAAGCTATACTTTAAAAGTCCATCAGATCGATACTTTGGGAAAAACTATTGCCGAGAAAACTTTCAATTGCAAAAAACTGATCGTTGCGGCGGGAACGATGGGAACTTTAAAATTATTATTAAAATCAAATGCGGTAAATAACCTTCCCATCCCTGAAAATCTAGGAAAAAATTGGGGAAATAATGGAAATTTCATGACCGGAAGAAATTGGGTAAAACCACTTTCGGGCGGAACAGGAGCCAAACAATCGACCATTCCTGTAGCCGGAGTTGACAACTGGAACGATCCGGAACATCCTTTCTTCGCCGAAATTGCCCCGCTTCCGATGGGAATGGATGTGGCGACGGCTTTGTATCTGCAGATTAACAGAGTTGATAAAAAAGGTTCTGTTTATTATGTTGATGATAATTTAAAAGTCAATTGGGATGCCAGTAATACCCAGAAAATGCGAGAAAATGCCGATTATTTCATCAAAAAAATGAATAGAGCGAATGGCGGAACCCGTGCCCATCTTCTTTTTGACAATGGTTTTGGAGCCAATATCTGTTATCACCCTTTGGGTGGATGTGTTTTGGGTGAAGCAACCAACGAATTTGGAAAATTAAAAAATCATGACCATCTTTTTGTATTGGACGGTTCGCTGATCCCCGGAACGATTGGGGTGAATCCGTTTGTGACGATTGTTGCGCTTACGGAGTACTGCATTGAAAATTTAATTCAAAATAATGAATTTGCTTAA
- a CDS encoding transposase: MDLKEINIGAIIESGVVESGIEMDRICNFFNTTEEEILKMYQSDDLEAKMLLRWSKLLDYDFFRLYSQHLILYAPMSSRDYNHISEKKSASSLPQFRKNIYTKEIIEFILNKISKGEMTKAQIMNEYKIPKTTLYKWIAKYKK, translated from the coding sequence ATGGATTTAAAAGAGATCAACATCGGGGCAATAATAGAAAGCGGCGTTGTTGAGAGTGGGATAGAAATGGATCGTATCTGTAATTTTTTCAATACTACCGAAGAAGAAATCCTGAAGATGTATCAGTCTGATGATCTTGAAGCCAAAATGCTGCTTCGATGGTCTAAACTGTTAGATTATGATTTTTTCAGGCTTTATTCACAGCATTTGATATTGTATGCTCCGATGTCTTCCCGGGATTATAACCATATATCTGAGAAGAAAAGCGCATCATCATTACCGCAATTCCGGAAAAATATTTATACAAAAGAAATCATAGAATTTATTCTGAATAAGATCAGTAAGGGAGAAATGACAAAAGCTCAGATCATGAATGAATATAAGATCCCTAAAACCACCCTTTACAAATGGATTGCCAAGTATAAGAAATGA
- a CDS encoding terpene synthase family protein has protein sequence MKTMTNEEFYAGLLDLPKPKYPFPDTIHPDFQRLREEYYNWIDTEYIIHSKQAREKHKEHNLCDIAARGCPFLKSIDDLLPLANYTANGAMMDDYFDRCSRNEMYEITNRIHELLTGNDPKEPSENGIFHLYWKLRQDALRCDFPEHLYKRFVKSVDRVFKGYAEEKTYYRVNTIPPLPVYLLIREDTSGVQPYCDYVAMQKDYRQIPDEIFDHPHIKRIQTLCSLLIGIHNDIISLPKELHREGDTMNIVKVLQQEYKITIQEAYIKALELHDDYLKEFLVLQNHLPSFDNWKNMIFEYIQDLGIMVSGVYAWHTDTVRYQNGNYVEGEYTNEK, from the coding sequence ATGAAAACCATGACAAACGAAGAGTTTTACGCAGGCTTACTCGATTTACCCAAACCTAAGTATCCTTTTCCTGATACAATTCATCCCGATTTTCAACGATTGAGGGAAGAATATTATAACTGGATCGATACAGAATACATTATTCACAGCAAACAAGCCCGTGAAAAGCATAAAGAGCACAATCTATGTGATATTGCAGCACGTGGATGTCCTTTTCTGAAATCAATTGATGATTTGCTTCCTCTTGCCAATTACACGGCAAACGGCGCAATGATGGATGATTATTTTGACCGTTGTTCACGAAACGAAATGTACGAAATTACAAATCGCATTCATGAATTATTGACAGGCAATGACCCTAAAGAACCTTCTGAAAACGGCATATTCCATTTGTATTGGAAACTCAGGCAGGATGCTCTTAGATGCGATTTTCCGGAGCATTTATACAAAAGATTTGTAAAATCAGTTGACAGGGTGTTTAAAGGTTATGCCGAAGAAAAAACATATTACAGAGTGAACACAATTCCTCCACTGCCTGTCTATCTGCTTATCAGAGAAGATACAAGCGGTGTTCAGCCCTATTGTGATTATGTTGCAATGCAAAAAGATTATCGACAAATACCGGATGAGATTTTTGATCATCCTCATATTAAGCGTATTCAGACCCTTTGTTCATTGCTTATTGGTATTCATAACGACATTATCTCTTTACCTAAAGAACTTCATCGGGAAGGTGACACTATGAATATTGTGAAGGTATTGCAGCAGGAATATAAAATCACAATCCAGGAAGCTTATATAAAAGCTCTTGAGTTGCATGATGATTATTTGAAGGAGTTTTTAGTCTTGCAAAATCATCTGCCTTCTTTTGATAATTGGAAAAATATGATATTTGAATACATCCAGGATCTAGGGATAATGGTTTCAGGAGTTTACGCTTGGCATACAGATACGGTCCGTTACCAAAATGGCAATTATGTAGAAGGTGAATATACAAATGAAAAATAA
- a CDS encoding transposase, with translation MEKSEPDYKRIYTDLINEKYPERKEEYSSILSKEKLSVLEVITLNKLLFNHEGEDRETSGFNQNHRAYDKEAILQILDYQKKWKYTNAQLASHFNLSRNTVTKWKRKFIL, from the coding sequence ATGGAAAAATCAGAACCGGATTATAAAAGAATTTATACGGATCTCATTAATGAAAAATATCCTGAAAGAAAGGAAGAATACAGTTCTATTTTATCTAAAGAGAAATTATCCGTATTGGAAGTGATCACGCTCAACAAGCTTCTTTTTAATCATGAAGGAGAAGATAGAGAAACATCAGGTTTCAATCAAAATCACCGCGCGTACGACAAGGAAGCGATACTTCAGATATTAGACTATCAGAAAAAATGGAAGTACACCAATGCACAATTGGCCAGCCATTTCAACCTCAGCAGAAATACGGTTACCAAATGGAAAAGAAAATTTATCTTATAA
- a CDS encoding DUF1684 domain-containing protein, giving the protein MKKYILILVLMPLLFFSQKKISKEEMEVKKFQKELNAEYLNPKETPLRGDNFTKFKEHPFFPFNSKYRITAKFVRTENAEPFDLPTSSGKTKSYREYGKAIFKIDGKSYTLTLYQSLDLIKQEKYRNYLFLPFRDATNEKETYGGGKYMDLTIPKGNMIILDFNKSYQPYCAYNAYDYNCPIVPDENKLPVEIRAGVMYEDIYHH; this is encoded by the coding sequence ATGAAGAAATATATTCTGATATTGGTTTTAATGCCTTTGCTGTTCTTTTCACAGAAAAAGATTTCAAAAGAAGAAATGGAGGTGAAAAAATTCCAGAAAGAGCTCAATGCCGAATATTTGAATCCTAAAGAAACACCACTTCGAGGAGATAATTTTACAAAATTTAAAGAGCATCCGTTTTTTCCGTTTAATTCAAAATACAGAATCACCGCAAAATTTGTCCGAACAGAAAACGCTGAACCGTTTGATCTTCCGACATCTTCCGGGAAAACAAAATCTTATAGAGAATATGGTAAAGCAATATTTAAAATTGACGGAAAATCTTACACACTTACATTATATCAAAGTTTAGATTTAATCAAACAGGAAAAATACAGGAATTATCTTTTCCTGCCTTTCCGTGATGCGACCAACGAAAAAGAAACCTACGGCGGTGGAAAATATATGGATCTTACGATTCCGAAAGGAAATATGATCATTCTGGATTTTAATAAATCTTACCAGCCTTATTGTGCTTACAACGCCTACGATTACAATTGCCCGATCGTTCCGGATGAGAATAAATTACCGGTTGAAATTCGCGCAGGAGTAATGTATGAAGATATTTATCATCATTAA
- the mqo gene encoding malate dehydrogenase (quinone), with the protein MSQSLTSRTPKPKYDVVLIGGGIMSATLATLLHEFDPNLEIAIFERLGRFAKESSAAWNNAGTGHSAFCELNYTPEKPDGSIDISKAESIAEQFEISKQFWSYLITKGYIHEPKDFINSCPHMSLVFGEKDAEYLRKRHEKMSESVLFKGMEFAADHEKLKEWIPLVMSKRNQSEIMAATKMDMGTDVNFGTLTRKMGRHLLEDSNVEVFLYHEVKDIDPKEDGTWEMKVKDRIHNHKQEVEADFVFIGAGGYALPLLDSSDIKESEGYGGFPVSGEWLVSHNQELVEKHHAKVYTQATVDAPPMSVPHLDLRIIDGQKALLFGPFAGFSTKFLKEGSYLDLPESVNTKNLRSLFGAWWHNIPLTKYLIQQVAMTKSQRMQHLREFIKDAKEDDWELKIAGQRVQVIKKDEKEGGKLEFGTEVVVNKKGTIASLLGASPGASTAVYAMLNVLERCFPEKLHGEWKGKLLEMVPSYGQKLADHPELTEKIRKYTKEILELEY; encoded by the coding sequence ATGTCACAATCGCTTACAAGCAGAACGCCGAAACCAAAATACGACGTTGTTCTAATAGGTGGCGGAATTATGAGTGCCACTTTAGCTACATTATTACACGAATTTGATCCCAATCTGGAGATCGCCATCTTCGAAAGGCTGGGCAGGTTTGCAAAGGAAAGCTCTGCCGCCTGGAATAATGCGGGAACTGGCCACTCAGCGTTTTGTGAGCTTAATTATACTCCCGAAAAACCCGACGGCTCCATTGATATTTCCAAAGCGGAAAGCATTGCAGAACAGTTTGAAATTTCAAAACAGTTCTGGTCTTACCTGATCACGAAAGGATATATTCACGAGCCAAAAGATTTTATCAATTCCTGTCCGCACATGAGCCTGGTATTTGGTGAAAAAGATGCTGAATATTTAAGAAAACGCCATGAAAAAATGTCGGAATCTGTACTGTTCAAAGGCATGGAATTCGCCGCAGATCATGAAAAGCTGAAAGAGTGGATTCCTTTGGTGATGAGCAAAAGAAACCAATCCGAAATCATGGCTGCCACAAAAATGGATATGGGAACCGACGTCAACTTCGGGACACTGACCAGAAAAATGGGAAGACATCTCCTGGAAGACTCCAATGTTGAGGTTTTCCTTTATCATGAAGTGAAAGACATCGATCCGAAAGAAGACGGAACCTGGGAAATGAAAGTGAAAGACAGGATTCACAACCATAAACAGGAAGTGGAAGCGGATTTCGTATTCATCGGGGCGGGAGGATATGCATTGCCGTTGCTGGACAGCTCAGATATTAAAGAAAGCGAAGGCTACGGAGGTTTTCCGGTTTCCGGGGAGTGGCTGGTAAGTCATAATCAGGAATTGGTGGAAAAGCATCATGCAAAAGTATATACACAAGCCACGGTAGATGCGCCGCCGATGTCTGTTCCCCATTTGGACCTGAGAATTATTGATGGACAAAAAGCACTTCTTTTCGGCCCGTTTGCAGGATTTTCAACAAAATTTTTAAAAGAAGGAAGCTATCTTGATCTGCCTGAAAGTGTAAATACTAAGAATTTAAGATCATTATTCGGAGCCTGGTGGCATAATATTCCTTTAACGAAATATCTTATTCAGCAAGTGGCGATGACAAAATCTCAGAGAATGCAGCATTTGAGGGAGTTTATCAAAGATGCCAAAGAAGACGACTGGGAACTGAAAATAGCCGGACAAAGGGTTCAGGTCATCAAAAAAGATGAAAAAGAAGGTGGTAAACTGGAATTCGGAACTGAAGTGGTAGTGAATAAAAAAGGAACGATTGCTTCATTGCTGGGTGCTTCTCCCGGTGCTTCAACGGCAGTGTACGCTATGCTCAACGTTCTGGAAAGATGTTTTCCGGAAAAACTTCATGGCGAATGGAAAGGTAAACTATTGGAAATGGTTCCTTCCTACGGTCAAAAACTGGCTGATCATCCGGAGCTTACGGAAAAGATAAGGAAGTATACAAAAGAAATATTAGAACTTGAATATTAA
- a CDS encoding GNAT family N-acetyltransferase gives MVSLKFFNEEDFPEVNYTLDELQLQYTSPAKFALARIKERNTDLEFPITIFNDEKPAGFFVLDFGEDKLDLTDNPNSTLLRSLSVNPALQGKGIGKEAMLQIDDFIRKHFKDCDEIVLAVNQNNISAYELYVKTGYHYDGKTRIGRSGPQYLMFKKL, from the coding sequence ATGGTTAGCCTAAAATTTTTTAATGAAGAAGATTTTCCTGAAGTAAATTATACTTTGGATGAACTACAGTTGCAATACACTTCACCTGCAAAATTTGCACTGGCAAGAATAAAAGAACGAAACACTGATCTGGAATTCCCCATTACCATTTTTAATGACGAAAAACCAGCCGGATTTTTTGTGCTTGATTTCGGGGAAGACAAGCTGGATCTAACGGATAATCCCAATTCCACATTGCTGAGATCATTGTCTGTAAATCCCGCACTACAGGGAAAAGGAATCGGAAAAGAAGCAATGCTGCAGATCGATGATTTTATCAGAAAACATTTCAAAGATTGTGATGAGATTGTATTGGCTGTTAATCAAAATAACATTTCTGCGTACGAATTGTATGTAAAAACAGGTTACCATTACGATGGAAAAACCAGAATCGGCCGAAGCGGACCGCAATATTTGATGTTCAAAAAACTGTAA
- a CDS encoding helix-turn-helix domain-containing protein: MNSIDMRKPVLFLVYFLLLFFTVSCSDPAKKQNRTEESLKKEINNLLEAEDIANPKELLNKAKELKKRAAEIHYDLGVLGCNLIIMNKLSSFGKFKEAIIVSKENEVLIKKIKRDDLSCLHYTYLGAAYSNLGLVDEGLNYLNEALKYNNKMKDGNKKYLFLGVIYADLAFLEAMRNKSPVPGLTKKYYQKELEALQKIDDSKDIERRKNSSLAFLYLNLGVTSNREKKTKEAKEYFHKALDICKKYNIIKDAPLIVHNEMSWLLYDEKEYDSCIAYAQKGIILEKSDSKPQIRRDLFEVLYESYSNKGDLQNSAKYTKLYMKLNDSILDAQEIAINDPVKNIVQEKEKDHKSNLINILTIIGAGILILGILTFLLWRRNQKILHTKYENIISELKNEENKTSVEVMPNQPALNLEKILNINDNTISTILQKLDKFEKSEKFLKKEMNLSYLANSLDTNPRYLSEIINQYKGKNVNNYLNGLRIHRITELLYKEPVFREYKITYLAEYCGFASREVFAAAFKKETGVTPSYFINQLTIDEKNT, encoded by the coding sequence ATGAACTCAATTGATATGCGAAAACCTGTACTATTTTTAGTTTATTTTCTATTACTGTTTTTTACAGTTTCTTGTTCTGACCCGGCAAAAAAACAAAATAGAACGGAGGAATCTCTTAAAAAAGAAATAAATAATTTACTGGAGGCAGAAGATATTGCAAATCCTAAAGAGCTGCTTAATAAGGCAAAGGAATTAAAAAAACGAGCTGCGGAAATTCACTACGATTTAGGAGTACTTGGATGCAACTTAATTATAATGAACAAATTGAGTTCGTTTGGAAAATTTAAAGAAGCAATTATAGTCAGTAAAGAAAACGAAGTATTAATAAAGAAAATAAAGAGGGATGATTTGAGCTGTCTACATTACACATATTTAGGTGCTGCGTATTCCAATCTTGGGTTGGTAGATGAAGGTCTGAATTATTTGAATGAAGCACTTAAGTACAACAACAAGATGAAGGATGGCAATAAAAAATATCTTTTTTTAGGAGTGATATATGCTGATCTGGCTTTCCTGGAAGCTATGCGAAATAAATCTCCGGTTCCGGGGCTTACAAAAAAATATTATCAAAAAGAACTTGAGGCGCTTCAAAAAATTGACGATTCTAAGGACATTGAACGTAGAAAAAACTCTTCATTGGCATTTCTTTACCTGAATTTGGGCGTAACGAGTAATCGGGAGAAAAAGACAAAGGAAGCGAAAGAGTATTTTCATAAAGCATTGGATATCTGTAAAAAATATAACATCATAAAAGATGCTCCGCTCATTGTTCATAATGAAATGTCGTGGCTTTTATATGATGAGAAAGAATATGACAGCTGCATTGCGTATGCTCAGAAAGGGATCATTCTGGAAAAAAGCGACAGTAAACCGCAAATACGAAGAGATCTTTTTGAAGTATTATACGAATCCTATTCAAATAAAGGAGATTTACAAAACTCTGCAAAATATACCAAGCTTTATATGAAGCTGAACGATAGTATTCTTGATGCTCAGGAAATAGCAATCAATGACCCTGTTAAAAATATTGTTCAGGAAAAAGAAAAAGATCATAAAAGTAATTTGATCAACATTTTAACAATAATCGGAGCTGGAATTCTTATCCTGGGTATACTCACATTTTTGCTATGGCGCAGAAATCAAAAAATACTTCATACAAAATACGAGAATATCATATCGGAGCTGAAAAATGAAGAGAACAAAACCTCTGTTGAGGTGATGCCAAACCAACCAGCTTTAAATCTCGAAAAAATCCTGAATATCAACGATAATACAATAAGTACCATCCTCCAAAAACTGGATAAGTTTGAAAAATCTGAAAAGTTTCTTAAAAAAGAGATGAATCTTTCCTATCTGGCAAATTCTCTTGACACCAATCCGCGGTATCTTTCGGAAATTATTAATCAGTATAAAGGTAAAAATGTCAATAATTATCTCAATGGACTGAGGATTCACCGTATCACAGAATTATTGTATAAAGAACCTGTGTTTCGGGAATATAAAATCACTTATCTGGCCGAATATTGTGGGTTTGCCTCCAGAGAAGTTTTTGCAGCGGCTTTCAAAAAAGAAACCGGGGTAACACCGTCCTATTTCATCAATCAGTTGACAATTGATGAAAAAAATACATAA